TTGTGGAGGGAATGACCAAAAAATACGGCGACCATGTGGTTTTTAAAGATGCCAATATGAGCATATCGCGTGGCCAAAAAGTGAGTTTTGTGGGAAGAAACGGTGAGGGAAAATCTACCATGATAAAAGCCATTATGGGTGAAATAGATTTTGAAGGAACCTGTGCCTTGGGGCATAATGCCAAGGTAGGCTATTTTGCACAGAACCAGGCCGCACTTTTAGACAAGGAACTCACCGTTTTTCAAACTGTCGATGAGGTTGCAAAAGGCGAAATACGCACCCAAATAAAAAATATTCTTGGTCGCTTTATGTTCAGCGGTGATGATATCGATAAAAAAGTGGGGCTGCTTTCTGGTGGGGAAAGAACCCGTTTGGCGATGGTGAAGTTATTGCTGGAGCCTGTAAATGTGCTCATTCTCGATGAGCCTACAAACCATTTGGATTTAAAATCGAAAGATGTTTTAAAAGAAGCCCTGCTTCAGTTTGATGGCACCTTGATTTTGGTTTCCCACGACCGCGATTTTCTTCAAGGTCTTTCCGAAAAAGTATTCGAATTTAAAGAAAAACGCATTATTGAACATTTTGAAACCATAGACGATTTCCTTCAAAGAAATAGAATTGAGAATTTGAAGGAGATTGATTTGAAGGTTTAATCGGTGAATTAAAAGCTTAGTTTTTAAAATTTTAGAGGTGTTTTTATTATTTATTACCTTTAGAAATAAAAACTATGAAAAAACCAGACTTTTCAAGTTTAAAAGCACTCTATATCAATTGTACCCTAAAACAGTCCCCGCGGATGAGTCATACACAGGGCTTGATGGATGTTTCGCAAAAAATAATGAAAGCCGAAGGGGTTTCTTTTGAAAACATTCGATTTGTGGACTATGCTGTTGCATATGGCGTATATCCAGATATGACCGAGCACGGAGCCAAGGAAGATGCCTGGCCGGAAATTTGGAAGAAAGTAGATGCTGCCGATATTCTGATTATTGGAACTCCTATTTGGCTGGGCGAAAAATCCTCTGTGGCCAGTAAATTGATTGAAAGGCTGTATGCAATGAGCAGTCTTCAGAATGAAAAGGGGCAGTATTATTTTTACGGAAAGGTAGGCGGTTGCATCATTACCGGAAATGAAGATGGAATAAAGCATTGTGCTATGGGCATTCTCTATGCCTTACAGCACGTGGGCTACAGCATTCCGCCACAGGCAGATTGTGGTTGGATAGGTGAAGCCGGCCCTGGGCCAAGTTATCGGGATGAGGAAAGTGGCGCGAAGAATAATGATTTCACCAATAGAAATACAACCTTTATGACCTATAATCTCCTCCATTTGGCAAAAATGCTGAAAGAGCAGGGAGGGTATCCAAAATACGGCAATTCCCGAAAAGATTGGGATGATGGCACTCGCTGGAATTTTGAAAATCCTGAATACCGCTAAATTCATTTAAATGACTTGGGCATAATCATTGTACAGTTTATTTAAAAAATTACAGATTATGAAAAAGCGTATCTTTTTATTTATAGCCCTGTTTTGTTTTACCCTTAGTAGCTTGAATGCACAGAATAAAACCACGAAAACGCAACCGACAGCAGAGACAGAACAAACTCAAACAGAAATTTTATTGAATTCCAAAAACTTTGAGTTTATTGCAAATACAGCAATTCCATTAAGCGGCCCCACAAAAAATTTAGTTGGAAGCAATTATTCCATAACCTTTACCCCTGAAATGGTGACAAGCAATATGCCTTTTTACGGCAGAGCATATAGCGGAATGATTATGGGCCGAGATAAAGGCATGCGTTTTAAGGGAAAACCTGAAGATTTTATTATAACGAGTGCAAAAAATGGTTATAATGTAACTACTACTATAAAAGGAGAAACTGACATTTACGTTATTTCAATTTCAGTGGGATACTCCAGTTTTGCCACACTTTCCATTAGCAGCAACGATCGTGGCACCATAAGTTATCAAGGAGAAATTGTTAATAATGAATAATATTGATTTTAACAATCTAACAATCTAACAATCTAACCATCTAAAAATCTAAAATGAGTCTATTCAATAAAATATTGGGAAATGCCAGCGAAGTTTCCTCAGAAAAACTAAACGAAAAATACGGACGTCTTTTAATTCAGGGCGAAGTGGTAGAACTTGGTTTCAAACTTTTCCGCGATGTGTTTATGTTTACCAATAAACGGTTAATTTTGATAGATGTTCAAGGTTTAACGGGAAGTAAGGCGGAGTATAAATGTCTTCCCTACAAACACATTTCGCGATTCTCTTTGGAAACTGCGGGCACTTTTGATCTGGACGCCGAACTGAAGATTTGGATAAGCAGCGAAGACTTGCCAACGGTGAGTAAAAAGTTCAACAAGAGCATAGATATTTACGAAGTGCAGAAATATTTGGCGGCAAAGGTTTTATAACACCAATTCTGCAAA
The Aequorivita iocasae genome window above contains:
- a CDS encoding flavodoxin family protein; its protein translation is MKKPDFSSLKALYINCTLKQSPRMSHTQGLMDVSQKIMKAEGVSFENIRFVDYAVAYGVYPDMTEHGAKEDAWPEIWKKVDAADILIIGTPIWLGEKSSVASKLIERLYAMSSLQNEKGQYYFYGKVGGCIITGNEDGIKHCAMGILYALQHVGYSIPPQADCGWIGEAGPGPSYRDEESGAKNNDFTNRNTTFMTYNLLHLAKMLKEQGGYPKYGNSRKDWDDGTRWNFENPEYR
- a CDS encoding PH domain-containing protein gives rise to the protein MSLFNKILGNASEVSSEKLNEKYGRLLIQGEVVELGFKLFRDVFMFTNKRLILIDVQGLTGSKAEYKCLPYKHISRFSLETAGTFDLDAELKIWISSEDLPTVSKKFNKSIDIYEVQKYLAAKVL
- a CDS encoding DUF4251 domain-containing protein produces the protein MKKRIFLFIALFCFTLSSLNAQNKTTKTQPTAETEQTQTEILLNSKNFEFIANTAIPLSGPTKNLVGSNYSITFTPEMVTSNMPFYGRAYSGMIMGRDKGMRFKGKPEDFIITSAKNGYNVTTTIKGETDIYVISISVGYSSFATLSISSNDRGTISYQGEIVNNE